A portion of the Betta splendens chromosome 2, fBetSpl5.4, whole genome shotgun sequence genome contains these proteins:
- the grpel1 gene encoding grpE protein homolog 1, mitochondrial — protein sequence MASWCVRAVRQSYSLVASPALLRASPRLLCTATKQKNGQGSEEEAVEKPEQSAGEKVLMEEKTQLEEQLKDMTERYKRALADTENLRMRSQKMIEDAKLYGIQGFCKDLLEVADILEKATESVPKEEVTSQNPHLKNLYDGLVMTEVQIQKVFTKHGLVKILPDGQKFNPYEHEALFHAPVEGKEPGTVAVVTKVGYKLHGRTLRPALVGVAKAP from the exons ATGGCGAGCTGGTGTGTACGTGCAGTGAGACAGAGCTACTCACTTGTAGCTTCGCCTGCCTTGTTAAG AGCTTCTCCGCGACTGCTGTGCACGGCCACAAAGCAGAAGAATGGCcaggggtctgaggaggaggctgtggagAAGCCAGAGCAGAGCGCAGGAGAGAAAGtcctgatggaggagaagacgcagctggaggagcagcttaaGGACATGACG GAAAGGTACAAGCGTGCATTAGCTGACACAGAGAACCTCAGGATGCGGAGCCAGAAGATGATTGAAGATGCTAAACTATACG GGATCCAGGGTTTCTGTAAGGACCTGCTGGAGGTGGCTGACATCTTGGAGAAGGCCACAGAGAGCGTGCCCAAGGAGGAGGTGACGAGCCAGAACCCTCATCTAAAGAACCTGTATGATGGTCTGGTGATGACAGAGGTCCAGATCCAGAAGGTGTTCACAAAGCATGGCCTGGTCAAAATCCTCCCTGATGGCCAGAAGTTCAACCCCTATGAGCACGAGGCCCTCTTCCACGCCCCTGTGGAGGGCAAGGAGCCTGGCACTGTTGCCGTGGTGACGAAAGTAGGGTACAAGCTTCATGGTCGCACCCTGAGGCCGGCATTGGTGGGTGTGGCTAAAGCCCCATAG